CTCGATGTCGTCCTCCATCGAGAGCAGCTCATGGACTCCCCGGCGGACCACCTCATGGTCGTCGAGAAGAAAAACGGTGATTTTTCCCTCTTCGCGCACGGAGTCAGTTTCACACACGATCTTTCCGCTTGCGCCAGTCGAGCCCTTCCCGTCCCCGGGGTGACCGGGATAACGTGCCGGTGTTCCGGCCCCCTGCCAGGCTGTTACCAGTGCTGTGACCAGCGACTGTTCCCGACGTGTGCGAAGTACTTGGAAGTCCGAGTGGAAAGTACTTGGAACTCCGAGCAAAAACGCAGGTCAGGAGGGGTTTCACAGAAATGTGAAGCACTGGGTAACGTGCTTGTTGCAGGGCGCTCGCCGGGGCACCTGTCACGCCTGTTCCCGGCCGAGGGCACCCACCCCGTGCACGGGTACGAGGACCAGGCGAGCCGCTCCCCCGGTTCTCGACGAGCTGGGGGAACCCCAGTTCCCGGCAACCCCGGGGGCCGGACCGACGGAGGAGCACACGTGACCGTGGAGAGCACTGCCGCGCGCAAGCCGCGACGCAGCGCCGGTACAAAGCGCACCGCTGCGAAGAAGCCGCCGGGCGCCCAGCCGGACCTCGTACAGCTGCTGACCCCCGAGGGGAAGCGCGTCAAGAATGGCGAATTCGACGCGTACGTAGCCGACATCACCCCCGAAGAGCTGCGCGGCCTGTACCGCGACATGGTGCTCACCCGGCGCTTCGACGCCGAGGCCACCTCCCTGCAGCGTCAGGGCGAGCTGGGCCTGTGGGCCTCGCTGCTCGGCCAGGAGGCCGCCCAGATCGGCTCCGGACGGGCCACCCGCGAGGACGACTACGTCTTCCCGACCTACCGCGAGCACGGCGTCGCCTGGTGCCGCGGCGTCGACCCGGCCAACCTGCTCGGCATGTTCCGCGGCGTGAACAACGGCGGCTGGGACCCGAACAGCAACAACTTCCACCTCTACACGATCGTCATCGGCTCGCAGACGCTGCACGCCACCGGCTACGCCATGGGCATCGCCAAGGACGGCGCGGACTCGGCCGTGATCGCGTACTTCGGGGACGGCGCCTCCAGCCAGGGCGACGTCGCTGAATCGTTCACCTTCTCCGCGGTCTACAACGCGCCCGTCGTGTTCTTCTGCCAGAACAACCAGTGGGCCATCTCCGAGCCCACCGAGCGCCAGACCCGCGTCCCGCTCTACCAGCGCGCGCAGGGGTACGGCTTCCCGGGCGTCCGCGTGGACGGCAACGACGTCCTCGCCTGCCTCGCCGTCACGAAGTGGGCGCTGGAGCGGGCCCGCCGGGGCGAGGGGCCGACCCTCGTCGAGGCGTTCACGTACCGCATGGGCGCGCACACCACCTCCGACGACCCGACCAAGTACCGGGCCGACGAGGAGCGCGAGGCCTGGGAGGCGAAGGACCCGATCCAGCGGCTGCGCACGTACCTGGAGGCCTCAAACCACGCGGACGAGGGATTCTTCGCGGAACTCGAAGCCGAGAGCGAGGCGTTGGGCAAACGAGTACGCGAAGTCGTCCGCGCCATGCCGGACCCGGACAGCTTCGCCATCTTCGAGAACGCGTACGCGGACGGGCACGCGCTCGTCGACGAGGAGCGGGCCCAGTTCGCCGCCTACCAGGCGTCGTTCGCCGATGAAGGGGAGGGCGATCAGCGATGACAGCGGAAAAGATGGCGCTGGCCAAGGCGATCAACGAATCGCTGCGCACGGCCCTCGACTCGGACCCCAAGGTCCTGATCATGGGCGAGGACGTCGGCAAGCTCGGCGGTGTGTTCCGGGTGACGGACGGCCTGCAGAAGGACTTCGGCGAGGACCGGGTCATCGACACCCCGCTCGCCGAGTCGGGCATCGTCGGCACCGCGATCGGCCTCGCGCTGCGTGGCTACCGCCCGGTCGTGGAGATCCAGTTCGACGGCTTCGTCTTCCCGGCGTACGACCAGATCGTCACGCAGCTCGCGAAGATGCACGCGCGGGCGCTCGGCAAGATCAAGCTC
This sequence is a window from Streptomyces ortus. Protein-coding genes within it:
- the pdhA gene encoding pyruvate dehydrogenase (acetyl-transferring) E1 component subunit alpha encodes the protein MTVESTAARKPRRSAGTKRTAAKKPPGAQPDLVQLLTPEGKRVKNGEFDAYVADITPEELRGLYRDMVLTRRFDAEATSLQRQGELGLWASLLGQEAAQIGSGRATREDDYVFPTYREHGVAWCRGVDPANLLGMFRGVNNGGWDPNSNNFHLYTIVIGSQTLHATGYAMGIAKDGADSAVIAYFGDGASSQGDVAESFTFSAVYNAPVVFFCQNNQWAISEPTERQTRVPLYQRAQGYGFPGVRVDGNDVLACLAVTKWALERARRGEGPTLVEAFTYRMGAHTTSDDPTKYRADEEREAWEAKDPIQRLRTYLEASNHADEGFFAELEAESEALGKRVREVVRAMPDPDSFAIFENAYADGHALVDEERAQFAAYQASFADEGEGDQR